In the Hordeum vulgare subsp. vulgare chromosome 7H, MorexV3_pseudomolecules_assembly, whole genome shotgun sequence genome, one interval contains:
- the LOC123412667 gene encoding uncharacterized protein LOC123412667, with protein MVAELARQNSPTEITIDGPEPDPPPSATNLTNGNRQPQDPQPPPPANELMLDLSKYILLLATLVATVTYTAGFNPPGGVWQETVAASDQLAGDSILQTTSYVRYLVFFYCNATAFASSLVVIVLVLFLTLLKKQLQLMPLQAVMVVDLLSIMGAYAAGTCRDKPTTIFTSVLVAAAIAYLTLQMVLASLTGDKDIHIDLPHEKRLRKVLMLLATFAVSVTYVAGMSTPGGFWDNTENGHRPGDAILKDSHGKRLTVFLCFNTLAFIASLLIIVVLLDRNPPMTKAYKLIAVALISLIVSYTAGSCRETDTNFYVGSLVIAVLAFMALLQAAFLQNTIKAARDTSFWNKIKSFYRWVSGRLLKAITIAPGPVANDSRIAAEQARSLVLLLATLAATITYQAGLDPPGGVWPDNRDGHMAGDPILLTVNAKRYKAFYYCNSVAFVASLVAIILVQNKVMLQTHVLQAAMILDLFGLIGAYAAGSSRDLTTSIYAMALAGAVLVYVVIHVVFFTLNHAEATAEEIESMEKRRKRLLLFAVLVATITYQAGLTPPGGFRLQDDGSSGHQAGDPVLLYNFPRRYRAFFYCNTVSFMLSIALIILLVNPHLYRPAIRSYALAVCTAAGMFGLIGAYAAGSTQHLKTSIYIFVLGAVVLFVIAVLFLVFLDKKDTVNELKQENADKKGKTKHAKRKYLMLLGILVASVTYQAGLDPPGGAWQHDSSWYDAGNPIMHDNRRPRYLAFFYSNSTSFVASILVIVMLLPQWLNKNKEWSLMVMNTTIVLDLLALLVAYAAGSSRGWKTSMYVAALIIAVLAYVAIHIMLALLCSRSHSAVIPQQRSPGAQENSQTQEHARNQAQFAAMSTP; from the exons atggtggcCGAGCTAGCACGCCAGAACAGCCCAACCGAGATCACAATTGACGGCCCCGAGCCGGATCCTCCACCTTCTGCCACCAATCTAACAAATGGAAACAGACAGCCCCAGGATCCTCAGCCTCCTCCACCTGCAAACGAGCTCATGCTGGACCTGAGCAAGTACATCCTGCTGCTGGCAACGCTGGTGGCCACGGTGACGTATACCGCGGGGTTCAACCCGCCGGGGGGCGTCTGGCAGGAGACTGTCGCCGCCTCGGACCAACTCGCCGGCGACTCCATTCTCCAGACCACCAGCTACGTCCGGTATCTCGTGTTCTTCTACTGCAACGCCACCGCGTTTGCCTCGTCGCTTGTGGTCATCGTCCTCGTCCTCTTCCTCACACTCCTGAAGAAGCAGCTCCAACTCATGCCCCTGCAGGCGGTCATGGTGGTGGACCTGCTGAGCATCATGGGAGCCTATGCTGCCGGGACCTGCCGCGACAAGCCCACCACCATCTTCACCTCAGTGCTGGTGGCTGCGGCCATCGCCTACCTCACTCTCCAGATGGTGCTGGCCTCATTGACAGGCGACAAGGACATCCACATCGACTTACCGCACGAGAAACGGCTTCGAAAGGTACTGATGCTGCTCGCGACATTTGCGGTGAGCGTGACGTACGTGGCTGGGATGAGCACGCCGGGCGGCTTCTGGGATAACACCGAGAACGGCCACCGCCCTGGCGACGCGATCCTCAAGGACAGCCATGGCAAGCGCCTGACGGTGTTCTTGTGCTTCAACACCCTCGCGTTCATCGCATCGCTCCTCATCATCGTGGTGCTACTGGACAGAAACCCTCCCATGACTAAGGCATACAAGCTCATCGCCGTGGCGCTGATCAGCCTCATCGTCTCATACACGGCCGGCAGCTGCAGGGAGACCGACACCAACTTCTATGTGGGCAGCCTGGTTATTGCCGTCCTGGCATTCATGGCATTGCTTCAAGCTGCATTCCTTCAAAATACCATAAAAGCTGCAAGGGATACCAGTTTCTGGAACAAAATTAAAAGCTTCTATCGTTGGGTGTCAGGGAGGTTGCTAAAAGCAATAACAATAGCTCCAGGTCCGGTGGCTAATGACAGCAG GATCGCAGCGGAGCAGGCTCGCTCCCTTGTACTGTTGCTAGCCACTCTTGCTGCAACCATCACTTACCAAGCGGGGCTGGATCCACCCGGTGGCGTCTGGCCCGATAATCGGGACGGCCACATGGCTGGTGACCCCATCCTCCTCACGGTGAACGCTAAACGGTACAAGGCGTTCTACTACTGCAATTCCGTCGCCTTCGTAGCCTCCTTGGTGGCCATCATCCTGGTCCAAAACAAGGTTATGCTCCAGACCCATGTGCTCCAGGCAGCCATGATACTGGACTTGTTTGGCCTCATCGGAGCATATGCTGCGGGAAGCTCCCGGGACTTGACCACCTCAATTTACGCCATGGCATTGGCAGGCGCCGTCCTGGTCTATGTGGTGATCCATGTTGTCTTCTTTACACTGAACCACGCCGAAGCCACTGCTGAGGAAATTGAGTCCATGGAGAAGAGGCGCAAGCGGTTGCTCCTTTTCGCAGTATTGGTCGCGACCATCACTTACCAAGCTGGGTTGACACCTCCTGGCGGCTTCCGGCTTCAGGATGATGGATCAAGCGGGCACCAGGCAGGGGACCCAGTCCTCTTGTACAACTTTCCCCGCCGCTACAGAGCCTTCTTCTACTGCAATACGGTGAGCTTCATGCTGTCCATCGCCCTCATTATATTGCTCGTGAACCCCCATTTATACAGGCCAGCAATACGAAGCTATGCGCTCGCTGTTTGCACGGCGGCGGGCATGTTTGGTCTGATAGGGGCCTATGCTGCCGGAAGCACCCAGCATCTGAAAACATCCATCTACATCTTTGTATTGGGGGCTGTGGTCCTCTTTGTCATAGCTGTACTGTTCCTAGTGTTCTTGGATAAGAAAGACACCGTCAATGAACTGAAgcaagagaatgctgacaaaaaaGGAAAGACAAAGCATGCCAAGCGCAAATATCTGATGCTGCTTGGAATCCTTGTGGCAAGTGTCACCTACCAGGCTGGTCTAGATCCGCCTGGGGGAGCTTGGCAGCACGACAGCAGTTGGTATGACGCAGGCAACCCGATCATGCATGACAACAGGAGGCCCCGGTACCTCGCCTTCTTCTACAGCAACTCCACCTCCTTTGTGGCGTCCATTCTTGTCATCGTCATGTTGCTGCCGCAGTGGCTGAATAAGAATAAAGAATGGTCGCTCATGGTCATGAACACAACGATTGTGCTGGATTTGCTCGCCCTGCTAGTGGCATACGCAGCAGGATCCAGCAGGGGGTGGAAGACATCTATGTATGTCGCCGCGCTGATCATCGCCGTCTTGGCCTACGTTGCAATCCATATAATGCTGGCATTGTTATGTTCGCGTTCTCATAGCGCTGTCATTCCTCAGCAAAGGAGTCCAGGTGCCCAAGAAAATTCCCAAACACAGGAGCACGCGAGGAATCAGGCACAGTTTGCTGCAATGTCAACACCTTGA